Genomic segment of Aliiroseovarius sp. M344:
CCCACAACCTCGACCAGACACATGCGGCAGTTACCGGCAATCGTCAAACGCTCGTGATAGCAGAAACGCGGGACTTCGATCCCGGCCACTTCACAGGCTTGGATCAGCGTCATTGCGCCATCCACTTCGACTTCCATGTCGTCAATGACGATCTTTTTCAAGTCGCTCATCACGGTCCCTTTTTCGTTTCGCGGGCCGGGGTTTTCCCCGTGCCCGCACGTGTTTGCCCCTAGCCCTCGGTCAGCAATGACCCAGAGAAGGTGCCTTTTTCCATATTCTCACGCCCAATGGCGCAGTAACTTTCTTCGTCGCCCGGCGTCGCCCCGCGCTTCGCCAACATCGGCTCTGCGATTGCGCGAAATCTGGCTTGCTCGGTCTCGCTGTCCACATAATCCAGCACTTCGCTGGTCGAATAGCCCAGGCTTACGGCATGGCTGCGCAGTGCAAACGCCTTGTTCAACAGGCGAAATTTTCGAAGCTTCAGGGTCGAGCAATTCTCATCGATCAGATAGGCAATCGAGGCTCCAAGAAGTTCATTATGCGTGCGCTTGTCGTTGCGAAGCGCTGTGTAGTCCGTCGCAGATGCGATGCCTGCTGTGGCTGTCAGCACCAAAACGGATGCGAGGGTGATCATACGTAGTTTAATCATGACAAGTCTCCTTTCGTCAGAAAGGAGATGGTGATGCGGGATGTTGTCATGCAATAACAACGTGCTGATAGGGGCACAGAAGCGCCTGTTTTCAGTATGTTGCGTTGCATTTTCATCTTCATCACTCTTTTGTGCCACATGCGCCGGATCACTCCGCCGCGATGCTGGCTTTACCTTGTTTGTTCACTTGAATGCGGTCTTCGATCTCGTGGCGGAAATTGCGGATCAGGCCCTGAATGGGCCATGCAGCCGCGTCGCCAAGGGCGCAGATCGTGTGGCCTTCCACCTGTTTGGTCACGTCCCAAAGCATGTCGATTTCCTCGACATCGGCTTCGCCACGCATCAGCCGGTCCATCACGCGCATCATCCAGCCGGTGCCTTCGCGGCATGGCGTACACTGGCCGCAGCTTTCATGTTTATAGAACTTCGACAGACGCCAGATCGCTTTGATGATGTCGGTCTGCTTGTCCATTACGATCACGGCAGCGGTACCCAAGGACGAGCCTTTTTCACGCAGCGCATCGAAGTCCATGACCGCATCACGCATGTTTTCACCGGTCACGCAGGGCACGGACGATCCACCGGGGATCACGGCTTTCAGGTTATCCCAGCCGCCACGAATGCCGCCGCAGTGCTTTTCGATCAGCTCTTCAAAGGTAATCGACATCGCCTCTTCAACAACACAGGGATTGTTCACGTGACCCGAGATGCCAAACAGCTTGGTGCCCGAATTGTTCGGGCGTCCAAAGCTTGCAAACCATTCCGGCCCCCGACGCAGGATGGTCGGCACGACCGCAATGGATTCCACGTTGTTCACAGTGGTCGGGCATCCATACAGACCCGCGCCCGCCGGGAAAGGCGGCTTCATGCGCGGCATGCCTTTTTTGCCCTCAAGGCTTTCGAGCAAGGCGGTTTCTTCACCGCAGATATAGGCCCCTGCCCCGTGGTGTAGG
This window contains:
- a CDS encoding DUF5333 domain-containing protein: MIKLRMITLASVLVLTATAGIASATDYTALRNDKRTHNELLGASIAYLIDENCSTLKLRKFRLLNKAFALRSHAVSLGYSTSEVLDYVDSETEQARFRAIAEPMLAKRGATPGDEESYCAIGRENMEKGTFSGSLLTEG
- the nuoF gene encoding NADH-quinone oxidoreductase subunit NuoF, translated to MLQDKDRIFTNLYGMHERTLAGAQQRGHWDGTAGIIKKGREWIIEQMKASGLRGRGGAGFPTGLKWSFMPKESDGRPAYLVINADESEPGTCKDREIMRHDPHTLIEGALIASFAMNANTCYIYIRGEYIREREALQAAIDEAYDAGLLGKNAAKSGWDFDLFLHHGAGAYICGEETALLESLEGKKGMPRMKPPFPAGAGLYGCPTTVNNVESIAVVPTILRRGPEWFASFGRPNNSGTKLFGISGHVNNPCVVEEAMSITFEELIEKHCGGIRGGWDNLKAVIPGGSSVPCVTGENMRDAVMDFDALREKGSSLGTAAVIVMDKQTDIIKAIWRLSKFYKHESCGQCTPCREGTGWMMRVMDRLMRGEADVEEIDMLWDVTKQVEGHTICALGDAAAWPIQGLIRNFRHEIEDRIQVNKQGKASIAAE